From Carettochelys insculpta isolate YL-2023 chromosome 8, ASM3395843v1, whole genome shotgun sequence, a single genomic window includes:
- the INSIG2 gene encoding insulin-induced gene 2 protein isoform X1, with amino-acid sequence MAESDAAPTLPKKCGPYISSVTSHGMNLVIRGIVLFFIGVFLALVLNLLQIQRNVTLFPPDVITSIFSSAWWVPPCCGTASAVIGLLYPCMDKHLGEPHKFKREWSSVMRCVAVFVGINHASAKVDFANNIQLSLTLAALSIGLWWTFDRSRSGFGLGIGIAFLATLVSQFLVYNGVYQYTSPDFLYVRSWLPCIFFAGGITVGNIGRQLAMYECKVIAEKSHQD; translated from the exons aTGGCAGAAAGCGATGCAGCGCCAACCCTACCAAAAAAGTGTGGGCCATACATTTCGTCTGTAACCAGTCATGGCATGAACTTGGTGATTCGTGGAATAGTGCTGTTTTTTATTGGCGTGTTTCTTGCCTTAGTATTAAACTTGCTACAGATTCAGAGAAATGTCACGCTCTTTCCACCAGATGTCATCACAAGCATCTTTTCTTCAGCTTGGTGGGTACCGCCTTGCTGTGGCACAGCTTCAG CTGTGATTGGGTTGTTGTATCCCTGCATGGACAAACATCTGGGAGAGCCACATAAATTTAAGAGAGAGTGGTCCAGTGTAATGCGTTGTGTAGCAGTCTTTGTGGGGATAAATCATGCTAGTGCT AAGGTGGATTTTGCCAACAACATACAATTGTCTCTTACACTAGCTGCACTTTCAATTGGACTGTGGTGGACATTTGATAGATCACGAAGTGGCTTTGGTCTTGGAATAGGAATTGCTTTTCTGGCCACCTTGGTATCACAGTTTCTGGTCTACAATGGGGTTTACCA ATATACTTCTCCAGATTTCCTGTACGTTCGTTCCTGGTTACCTTGTATATTTTTTGCTGGTGGTATTACTGTGGGGAACATTGGTAGGCAGCTGGCAATG TATGAATGCAAAGTCATTGCAGAAAAGTCTCACCAGGACTGA
- the INSIG2 gene encoding insulin-induced gene 2 protein isoform X2 — protein sequence MDKHLGEPHKFKREWSSVMRCVAVFVGINHASAKVDFANNIQLSLTLAALSIGLWWTFDRSRSGFGLGIGIAFLATLVSQFLVYNGVYQYTSPDFLYVRSWLPCIFFAGGITVGNIGRQLAMYECKVIAEKSHQD from the exons ATGGACAAACATCTGGGAGAGCCACATAAATTTAAGAGAGAGTGGTCCAGTGTAATGCGTTGTGTAGCAGTCTTTGTGGGGATAAATCATGCTAGTGCT AAGGTGGATTTTGCCAACAACATACAATTGTCTCTTACACTAGCTGCACTTTCAATTGGACTGTGGTGGACATTTGATAGATCACGAAGTGGCTTTGGTCTTGGAATAGGAATTGCTTTTCTGGCCACCTTGGTATCACAGTTTCTGGTCTACAATGGGGTTTACCA ATATACTTCTCCAGATTTCCTGTACGTTCGTTCCTGGTTACCTTGTATATTTTTTGCTGGTGGTATTACTGTGGGGAACATTGGTAGGCAGCTGGCAATG TATGAATGCAAAGTCATTGCAGAAAAGTCTCACCAGGACTGA